Genomic window (Oryzias latipes chromosome 17, ASM223467v1):
ttgttGCTCCAAATCAAATATCATTTTGTTATTAAGTATAGAAAAAATCAAATCTGCCTGGTTCCTTACTTTGACCAACACTAAAAGGCTTTTGGATTAAACTCAACATGattgaatggatgaatggatgattgaatgaatgaatgattgaatgaatgaatgaatgaatggttgCTTTTCTCtggctttgttttcctcgtttgggATCAGAGGAGCGTCTGAAGTGGAAGCTTCAcctgctgcttctgcttcttCGCCATCAGGActctcccttcctcttcctcagctcCTCTTCGTATCTCCGCAGCTGAGCCATGAAGCCGGGGTTGGGATCGATCACGTGGCGTGCGGTCTTCACCCTCTGAGAGAGGAGACGGTGATGAGTGGACAGCTGTAGCCACGTCTGTCAGTCCTCATATTTATCTAATACTGTTCACTTTCAGCTATGATGAGAGGAAGCATATTCTCTGgtctaaaaaatattaaatattgggTTTGTTGTTTGAATTAAAGCTTTTGACATTTAGACTATTCTTGAGCTtctctgaaaaaaaagtatttttgtttctgtctatGAGCTCATTTGGATTCAGTGCTGAAGAAAAGTGccacaatttgaaaaataaaatctattctCATAATACAAATAGATAATTAAACCACTGAAGTTAAATCTAATATCtatattttaccaaaataaagtgATGCATTTTTCAGAGCATAGTTTGATAAAACGTCTCTAGTGATGATCTGCAGGTGACCAACCAAAGGGCCTCAGACAATAAGCTGCATTCACATGGTTGCAGATATGAAGATCACTACTTATGTTATGATATTGAAGCAAAAAGGACCTTTGATCTGGGGACTCAGTTATGACATTTCTGAAGGTCTATGGCTgaagggggcgggggggggggggggcacacttcctttttagaaaaatgaaaccgtcctgcagcttcagctccaCCTGCAGACTCGCTGACCTTCCAGacaagtctgctgatgacagCAGTCAGACAGTTCACGCAGCAGAAAGGCTCCAAAATCCTGAAACAGAACGCAGAGAGCTGCAGGGAATCCATTTACACTCCCGTCAGGTCATCCCTTTCAGATCCTCATTAAAGACCCGCTCGGATGAAAAcggtgtttttatcatttggTTGTGGCACTttctgattaaagaaaaaaattaaacttcaaaatttgcatttatgagtatttctttattcaaattattgggACTATTGGGATTATTGGGACGTCTTcaatttcctcgtctgagctctAAACTGTGTGGACAGATTTCATGTCCATACATGGACGTCTATtgttggacagatttcatgtCCATACATGGACGTCTATtgttggacagatttcatgtCCATACATGGACGTCTTGGACAGATTCTACTGTTATAATAGATCaggaatcttctgacacacgaggTTTATATTTGTACAAACCTCTTTTGTGTTTAAGGGTCGGCTCTCCTTGCAATGGGGTCCCTGGGCTGGGGAGACTTTGGGCCCAACGCTGGGGAGACGACTGTTTCAACAACTTAGAAGCTGTCCCAAAACTACCCCTCCCCCCATCATCCTAAGTGATATATGGTATAATCATactgaaaagaccactggaaacgcttctACAATACATCAAGAGacgatgggagtgggactttcagatGTCTGTGAGTTGTCTTAAGCCGCAGAAGCAGCTGCACTGACTTGATGGAGTTGATCTCCAGCATCCTGACCTGCAGGGCTTCAGTCAGCGTCAGCCTGCGGTGCTTCATCAGGTAGGCGATGCAGACGGTGGCAGAGCGGCTGCGTCCGTTCTTGCAGTAGACCACGCTGCGTCCTCCCCGGTTGGCCTCCTTCTGGATGGCGTCGGCGCAGCGGTCAAAGTGGCTGTAGAGGTCCTCGTTGGGGTCGTCGTAGACGGGGATCTGCATTTTGGCGACTCTGGCGGAGGGAAACGGCTGCTGCTTGGACACATTGATGCAGAGCGTCACCGCCTCCTGTTGGATGAGCTCATCGTTGCAGGCGGAGCGGGAGTTGCTGATGTACAGAGCTTTGGTGACCTTACACAGCTGCAGCATCCCGGCCAGGTGAGGACAAATCGAGCTCCTCAGATCAAGTCCTGGACAGAGAAAGACACACTGTGAGAAACCTTTTAGAAGACTTTTAGACAATTCCAAAGGAAAATGGAATAGCAGGCATTTGCATGTACatccatcaaaaataaaaaataattaaaaaaatatttaaaaaagactaaaacactCCAAAAATGAACGAGTcagatttcaaaaataacacaatcaaagggttacaaaaaaaaacatcaatcctCCTTTGCTGACAAAAACAATCAGAATATTTAGCTCATCCGTGGTAATTTGCTGATTCCAATAGTTTATCATTAAGCCGCATTAAGCACTTATTGGATAGTTTCCTTTATTGAATGTATAACAGAATTTGATCAAATTGAAAATAcatcctggggggggggggggggtcatcctAATTGGATTGTTCCAGACAGACTCGGAAATTGGGTCACAATTTATCATTTCTATCATAATATTTTTAATCttactttgttttcatttttccacatAGAGCAacataaaaatagttttctcTAAAATGATAGTAGAAATTTAAAAGACTTACATTTTCAGATATGGAAGAACAGCAGTGGAATGAACAGAGGACGGAGCAGTCCGTGAACGCCTCACGAACAGACGCTGTTCTGCTCAAATCTCCAGACTTTAACCCTGCTGGTCGTCAAAGGACCGCGCGTGCTTTGGAACTGTTCGGTACTACAGGCGGGTGCAGCCGACCCGGACGGGTCCGGTCAGTTCTGGTCCCCGCGTGACCCTGGCTGCACTGACCTGAGCGCGCGCTGCTAAATTTACTGGCGCTGTCTGCTGCCCCGGGTCCTAACGCCGCCAGTTACGGATTGAACGGAAAACAGGGAATTAatttaaatcataaaaacagTCAGACCCAGAAGGCTTTAAAGACCGCAGCTATTTATAGGTTTCTGGCGGTCAGATATTCATATCCCAGTACTTTaaaacggtaaaaaaaaaaggaaagcagaaTTACTTTGAAGGAAAGTGGATTTATAGTTTTAATGGATATATGGATTTGAAATTGATTAATTGCTTTTTAAACTATAGCTCGAGTGGTTTGCATCTCTATGACAAAATATATGATCCAGACTAATTGTCTTAAAGATACATTTATATAATTTACCTTtcttctccttaggagtgaccaggttagacaggataaggaacgagtacatcagagggacggctcatgttgcctgtgttagcgacaaagtcagagaagccagactgagatggtttggacatgttcagaggagggacagtggatatattggtagaaggatgttggagatggagctgcctggcaggagggcaagaggacggccaaagaggagatacatggatgtcttaacagatgacatgaagttggctaatgttagggtagaagatgtccatgacagagtgaggtggaaaacgatgattcgctgtggcgacccctgatgggaaaagccgaaagagaaagaagatcttTCTTCTCATATGATAATGCTAATGTACTCAAAGGAAGTGTGGTTCTTTGTTATGTttctcattatttttgttttctaacagacattttcataattttgttctcacctttcttttctctctcagctgacaaatgaaaatgtgattttctttaacaGATGTTTCAATGGATTTGGTGTCCACCagctttattttcattaatttcAAGAGTAACTGAGTTGATTTTTGTCTTACAtcacacatttttgtgttttctcaggCTAAATCATCAAATCAGATGT
Coding sequences:
- the dusp28 gene encoding dual specificity phosphatase 28 isoform X1 encodes the protein MLQLCKVTKALYISNSRSACNDELIQQEAVTLCINVSKQQPFPSARVAKMQIPVYDDPNEDLYSHFDRCADAIQKEANRGGRSVVYCKNGRSRSATVCIAYLMKHRRLTLTEALQRVKTARHVIDPNPGFMAQLRRYEEELRKRKGES
- the dusp28 gene encoding dual specificity phosphatase 28 isoform X2; this translates as MLQLCKVTKALYISNSRSACNDELIQQEAVTLCINVSKQQPFPSARVAKMQIPVYDDPNEDLYSHFDRCADAIQKEANRGGRSVVYCKNGRSRSATVCIAYLMKHRRLTLTEALQVRMLEINSIKG